One Catharus ustulatus isolate bCatUst1 chromosome 20, bCatUst1.pri.v2, whole genome shotgun sequence DNA window includes the following coding sequences:
- the SDK2 gene encoding protein sidekick-2 isoform X3: MEKVVAIPCQAKGVPPPEMAWYKDAALLHLEKLSRFQLLEDGSLQISGLVPDDTGMFQCFARNAAGEVQTTTYLAVTSIAPNITRGPQDSTVIDGMSVILNCETSGAPRPAITWQKGERVLASGSVQLPRFTLLESGSLLVSPAHLPDAGTYTCLATNSRGVDEASADLVVWARTRITDPPQDQSVIKGTKAVMSCGVTHDPSVDVRYVWEKDGAPLGPESGSRVRLDELGTLHISQTWSGDIGTYTCKVISAGGNDSRSAHLRVRQLPHAPESPVAALSPQEKRAINLTWAKPFDGNSPLLRYVVEVSENNAPWTVLLASVDPEVTSVTVRGLVPARSYQFRLCAVNDVGRGQFSKDTERVSLPEEPPSAPPQNVIASGRTNQSIMIQWQPPPESHQNGVLKGYIIRYCLAGLPVGYQFKNITNAEVNNLLLEDLIIWTNYEIEVAAYNSAGLGVYSMKVTEWTLQGVPTVPPGNVQAEATNSTTIRFTWNPPSPQFINGINQGYKLIAWEPEHEDEPTVVTVRPNFQDSIHVGYVPGLRKFAEYFTSVLCFTTPGDGPRSAPQLVRTHEDVPGPVGHLSFSDILDTSLKVSWQEPLEKNGILTGYRISWEEYNRTNTRVTHYLPNVTLEYRVTGLTALTTYTIEVAAMTSKGQGQLSSSTISSGVPPELPGAPTNLGISNIGPRSVTIQFRPGYDGKTSISRWQVEAQMGQNGEAGQWGLVHQLANEPDTRSMEVPNLKPYTYYSFRMRQVNIVGTSPPSLPSRRIQTLQAPPDMAPANVTLRTASETSLWLRWMPLLEQEYNGNPDSVGYRIRYSRADGRGQPALHMIRDRVEREFTIEDLEEWTEYRVQVQAFNAIGSGPWSPSVLGRTRESVPSSGPSNVTAVASSSSSLVVRWSDIPEADCNGLVLGYKVLYKEQGSEGRAQFWLAEGNASRSAQLIGLAKYTLYEIRVLAFTRIGDGVPSRPPVLERTLDDVPGPPVGLLFPEVRTTLVRLIWQPPAAPNGVILAYQVSHRLNTSAVTAAAVEVLEASARQFTATGLQPEATYLFRVTAQTRKGWGEAAEALVVTTEKRARPQPPGKPLAQQEEVRARSVLLSWEPGSDGLSPVRYYTVQSRELPDGDWALHSAPVSHNATAFVVDRLKPFTSYKFRVKATNDIGDSEYSEESESLTTLQAAPEEAPTILSITPHTTTSVLIRWQPPAEDKINGILLGFRLRYRELVYDSLRGFALRGIGHPGASWAELSPVYAVHNLSEVSLTQYELDNLNKHRRYEIRMSVYNAVGEGPPSPPQEVFVGEAVPTGAPQNVAVQAATATQLDVTWEPPPVESQNGDIQGYKIHFWEEQRHNESARVKTLFLPETGVKLKNLTGYTSYWVSVAAFNAAGDGPRSAPVKARTQQAAPSAPGSIRFSELTTTSVNVSWEPPALPNGVLEGYRLVYEPCTPVDGVSKIVTVDVKGTSPLWMKVKDLAEGVTYRFRIRAKTFAYGPDVEANITTGPGEGAPGPPGEPFISRYGSAITIHWSSGDPGQGPITRYVIEARPSDEGLWDILIKDIPKEVTSYTFSMDILKQGVSYDFRVIAVNDYGYGTPSTPSPSVSAQKTNPFYEEWWFLVVIALVGLIFILLLVFVLIIRGQSKKYSKKSDSGNSSKAAALSHGEMVSLDEGSFPALELNNRRLSVKNSFCRKNGIYTRSPPRPSPGSLHYSDEDVTKYNDLIPAESSSLTEKPSEVSDSQGSDSEYEVDPGHQKAHSFVNHYISDPTYYNSWRRQQKGISRAQAYSYTESDSGEPEHTPLSNSTSTQQGSLFRPKASRTPTPQTPGNAPSSQPGTLYRPPSSLAPGSRAPIAGFSSFV; this comes from the exons ATGGAGAAGGTGGTGGCCATCCCCTGCCAAGCCAAGG GTGTCCCCCCTCCCGAGATGGCCTGGTACAAGGACGCTGCCCTCCTGCACCTGGAGAAGCTGTCCcgtttccagctgctggaggacGGCAGCCTGCAGATCAGCGGGCTGGTCCCTGATGACACCGGGATGTTCCAGTGCTTCGCCCGCAACGCGGCCGGCGAGGTGCAGACCACCACGTACCTGGCTGTGACCA GCATCGCCCCCAACATCACGCGGGGTCCCCAGGACAGCACGGTGATCGATGGCATGTCCGTCATCCTCAACTGTGAGACCTCGGGGGCGCCACGCCCGGCCATCACCTGGCAGAAAG gagagcGGGTCCTGGCCAGCGGCTCCGTGCAGCTGCCGCGTTTCACCCTGCTGGAGTCGGGCAGTCTCCTGGTGAGCCCCGCGCACCTGCCCGACGCTGGCACCTACACCTGCCTGGCCACCAACTCCCGCGGCGTGGACGAGGCCTCTGCAGACCTGGTGGTCTGGG CAAGGACACGGATCACGGACCCGCCGCAGGACCAGAGCGTCATCAAGGGCACCAAGGCTGTCATGAGCTGCGGGGTCACCCACGACCCCAGCGTGGACGTCAG GTACGTGTGGGAGAAGGACGGGGCACCGCTGGGCCCCGAGAGCGGCTCCCGGGTGCGCCTGGACGAGCTGGGCACCCTGCACATCTCCCAGACCTGGTCGGGTGACATCGGCACCTACACCTGCAAGGTGATCTCGGCCGGGGGCAACGACTCGCGCAGCGCCCACCTCCGTGTCCG GCAGCTCCCCCACGCTCCCGAGAGCCCCGTGGCCGCCCTGAGCCCGCAGGAGAAACGGGCCATCAACCTGACCTGGGCCAAGCCCTTCGACGGCAACAGCCCCCTGCTCCGCTACGTCGTGGAGGTCTCCGAGAACA ACGCGCCCTGGACCGTGCTGCTGGCCAGCGTGGACCCCGAGGTGACATCGGTGACAGTGCGGGGCTTGGTCCCCGCCCGCTCCTACCAGTTCCGCCTGTGTGCGGTGAACGACGTGGGCAGGGGGCAGTTCAGCAAGGACACGGAGAG ggtgtccctgcccgaGGAGCCGCCCTCCGCTCCCCCCCAGAACGTCATCGCCAGCGGCCGCACCAACCAGTCCATCATGATCCAGTGGCAGCCGCCCCCCGAGAGCCACCAGAACGGCGTCCTCAAGGGCTACATCATCCG gTACTGCCTGGCGGGGCTGCCCGTGGGGTACCAGTTCAAGAACATCACCAACGCCGAGGTGAACAACCTGCTCCTGGAGGACCTCATCATCTGGACCAACTACGAGATCGAGGTGGCCGCCTACAACAGCGCCGGCCTGGGCGTCTACAGCATGAAGGTGACAGAGTGGACCCTGCAGGGAG tgcccacgGTGCCTCCAGGGAATGTGCAGGCTGAGGCCACCAACTCCACCACCATCCGCTTCACCTggaacccccccagcccccagttCATCAACGGCATCAACCAGGGCTACAAG CTCATCGCGTGGGAGCCGGAGCACGAGGACGAGCCCACGGTGGTGACGGTGCGGCCCAACTTCCAGGACAGCATCCACGTGGGCTACGTGCCGGGGCTGCGCAAATTCGCCGAGTACTTCACCTCGGTGCTGTGCTTCACCACGCCCGGGGACGGCCCGCGCAGCGCCCCGCAGCTGGTGCGCACCCACGAGGACG TGCCTGGCCCCGTGGGACACCTCAGCTTCAGTGACATCCTGGATACGTCCCTGAAGGTCAGCTGGCAGGAGCCGCTGGAGAAGAACGGGATCCTGACGG GGTACCGGATCTCCTGGGAGGAGTACAACCGCACCAACACGCGGGTGACACACTACCTGCCCAACGTCACCCTGGAGTACCGCGTCACCGGCCTCACCGCCCTCACCACCTACACCATCGAGGTGGCCGCCATGACCTccaagggacagggacagctctcctCCTCCACCATCTCCTCAGGGGTCCCTCCAG agctccCCGGTGCCCCCACCAACCTGGGCATCTCCAACATCGGCCCCCGCTCCGTCACCATCCAGTTCCGCCCGGGTTACGATGGCAAAACCTCCATCTCCCGCTGGCAGGTGGAGGCACAG ATGGGCCAGAACGGCGAGGCCGGGCAGTGGGGGCTCGTGCACCAGCTGGCCAACGAGCCCGACACCCGTTCCATGGAGGTGCCCAACCTGAAACCCTACACCTACTACAG tTTCCGCATGCGCCAGGTGAACATCGTGGGCACCAGCCCCCCCAGCCTGCCCTCGCGGAGGATCCAGACCCTCCAAGCCCCCCCGGACATGGCCCCTGCCAATGTCACCCTGAGGACGGCCAGCGAGACCAGCCTGTGGCTGCGCTGGATG cccctcctggagcaggagtACAACGGGAACCCCGACTCGGTGGGGTACAGGATCCGCTACTCGCGGGCGGACGGGCGGGGGCAGCCGGCGCTGCACATGATCCGTGACCGTGTGGAGCGGGAATTCACCATCGAGGACCTGGAGGAGTGGACGGAGTACCGGGTGCAGGTCCAGGCCTTCAATGCCATCGGCTCCGGGCCCTGGAGCCCCTCGGTGCTGGGACGCACGCGGGAGTCAG TGCCCTCCTCCGGCCCCAGCAATGTGACAGCAGtggccagctcctccagcagcctggtGGTCCGGTGGAGTGACATTCCCGAGGCTGACTGCAACGGGCTCGTCCTGGGCTACAAG GTGCTGTACAAGGAGCAGGGCTCGGAGGGCCGTGCCCAGTTCTGGCTGGCAGAGGGCAATGCCTCCCGCAGTGCCCAGCTCATCGGGCTGGCCAAGTACACCCTGTACGAGATCCGCGTGCTGGCCTTCACCAGGATCGGCGACGGTGTCCCCAGCCGGCCGCCTGTCCTCGAGAGGACGCTGGATGACG tgcccgGGCCCCCCGTGGGGCTCCTCTTTCCTGAGGTGAGAACCACCTTGGTGCGGCTCATCTGGCAGCCACCGGCAGCACCCAACGGGGTCATCCTGG CCTACCAGGTCAGCCACCGCCTGAACACCTCGGCGGTGACCGCGGCCGCCGTGGAGGTGCTGGAAGCCAGCGCCCGGCAGTTCACGGCCACCGGGCTGCAGCCCGAGGCCACCTACCTGTTCCGTGTCACCGCGCAGACCCGCAAGGGCTGGGGCGAGGCGGCCGAAGCGCTGGTGGTCACCACCGAGAAAAGAG cccggccGCAGCCCCCCGGGAAGCCGCTGGCGCAGCAGGAGGAGGTGCGGGCGCGCAGcgtgctgctgtcctgggagcCGGGCAGCGATGGCCTCTCCCCCGTGCGCTACTACACCGTGCAGAGCCGCGAGCTGCCCGACGGCGACTGGGCTCTGCACTCCGCCCCCGTCAGCCACAACGCCACCGCCTTCGTGGtggacag gctgaaACCCTTCACTTCCTACAAGTTCCGTGTGAAGGCGACGAACGACATCGGGGACAGCGAGTACAGCGAGGAGTCGGAGTCACTCACCACCCTGCAGGCGG CCCCCGAGGAGGCTCCCACCATCCTCTCCATCACCCCCCACACCACCACGTCGGTGCTCATCCGCTGGCAG CCGCCGGCTGAGGACAAGATCAACGGGATCCTGCTGGGGTTCCGGCTGCGCTACCGGGAGCTGGTGTACGACAGCCTGCGGGGCTTCGCCCTGCGCGGCATCGGCCACCCCGGCGCCAGCTGGGCCGAGCTCAGCC ctgttTATGCCGTGCACAACCTCAGCGAGGTGTCCCTCACCCAGTACGAGCTGGACA ACCTGAACAAGCACCGGCGCTACGAGATCCGGATGAGCGTCTACAACGCGGTGGGCGAGGGACCGCCCAGCCCCCCGCAGGAGGTGTTCGTGGGGGAAGCGG TGCCCACCGGAGCTCCGCAGAACGTGGCTGTGCAGGCGGCCACGGCCACCCAGCTGGATGTCACCTGGGAGCCGCCCCCCGTGGAGAGCCAGAACGGGGACATACAGGGCTACAAG ATCCACTTCTGGGAGGAGCAGCGGCACAACGAGAGCGCTCGGGTCAAGACGCTTTTCCTGCCCGAGACCGGCGTGAAGCTGAAGAACCTGACGGGCTACACCTCGTACTGGGTCAGCGTGGCCGCCTTCAACGCCGCGGGGGACGGGCCCCGCAGCGCCCCGGTGAAGGCACGGACACAGCAGGCAG CCCCCAGCGCTCCCGGCTCCATCCGCTTCAGCGAGCTGACCACCACGTCTGTGAACGTGTCCTGGGAGCCGCCAGCGCTGCCCAACGGCGTCCTGGAGGGTTACAGGCTGGTCTACGAGCCCTGCACGCCCGTGGATG GCGTCAGCAAGATCGTGACGGTGGATGTGAAGGGGACCAGCCCGCTGTGGATGAAGGTCAAGGACCTGGCCGAGGGTGTCACGTACCGCTTCCGAATCCGGGCCAAAACCTTCGCCTACGGGCCGGACGTGGAGGCCAACATCACCACGGGGCCCGGGGAAG gcgCCCCTGGCCCCCCAGGAGAGCCCTTCATCTCCCGCTATGGCTCGGCCATCACCATCCACTGGTCCAGTGGGGACCCCGGGCAGGGGCCCATCACCAGATACGTCATCGAGGCCCGGCCCTCAG ATGAGGGGCTCTGGGACATCCTCATCAAAGACATCCCCAAGGAGGTGACCTCCTACACCTTCAGCATGGACATCCTCAAGCAGGGGGTCAGCTACGACTTCCGTGTCATTGCTGTCAATGACTACGGCTACgggacccccagcaccccttCCCCCTCCGTGTCAG cccagaAAACCAACCCGTTCTATGAGGAGTGGTGGTTCCTGGTGGTCATTGCCCTGGTGGGgctcatcttcatcctcctcctcgtTTTCGTGCTCATCATCCGCGGGCAGAGCAAGAAGTACTCCAAGAAATCAGACTCAG GGAACAGCTCCAAGGCGGCCGCCCTGAGCCACGGGGAGATGGTGAGCCTGGATGAGGGCAGCTTCCCCGCCCTGGAGCTCAACAACCGCCGCCTCTCCGTCAAGAATTCCTTCTGCAGGAAGAATGGCATCTACACCCG gtcccctccccggcccagccccggcaGCCTGCACTACTCGGACGAGGACGTGACCAAGTACAACGACCTGATCCCCGCCGAGAGCAGCAGCCTGACCGAGAAACCCTCCGAGGTCTCGGACTCTCAG GGCAGTGACAGCGAGTACGAGGTGGACCCGGGGCACCAGAAGGCGCATTCCTTTGTCAACCACTACATCAGCGACCCCACCTACTACAACtcgtggcggcggcagcagaAGGGCATCTCCCGGGCACAGGCTTACAGCTACACCGAGAGCGATTCGGGCGAGCCCGAGCACACCCCGCTCTCCAACAGCACCTCCACGCAGCAGGGCAGCCTGTTCCGCCCCAAAGCCAGCAGGACTcccaccccccagacccccggcAACgcccccagcagccagcccGGGACCCTGTACCgccctcccagcagcctggccccCGGCTCCAGAGCTCCCATCGCTGGGTTTTCCTCTTTCGTTTGA